TTGGCGACGGTTTCGCCGTGCCGGGTCAGCAGCAGCCGGGTTGCCACACTCGTGCTCCCTTATGTCAAGCTATCCACGGCCAGGCGCCCGCCGGTCGGTTCGTGCAGTTCGGCGAGTGCCCGCGGCAGCGCGGCCAGCAGCTTACGGCAATCCTGCGTGCCGCGTACGCCGATACGGATGTATTCGGGCAGGCCGAAGGAGGTGCAGTCGCGTACGGCAAAGCCGCGCCGCAGCAACGCCAGGCGCAGCTTTGTGGCATCGCCGACCTGAACCAGCACGAAGTTGGCGGCGCCCGCGTGCAAAGCCAGCCCCAGTTCGTCGAGGCCGGTGGTAAGCACCTCTTTGCCTTCGCGCACGGCGGCGCGCATGCGCGGCAGATAGGCGTCGTCGGCCAGCGCCGCGCGTCCGGCCGCCTGCGCGGGCGCGTTCACGCTCCACGCCGGCTGCAGGCGGCGCACGGCGCCGATCACGTCGGGATGCGCCACCAGGTAGCCGAGCCGCAGTCCCGCCAGGCCGTAGTCCTTGGTCAGCGAGCGCAGCACGATCACTCGGCCGCTTTCGACCAGGTCGAGGGCGTTCCACGGCTCGTCCAGGAAGCCGACGTAGGCTTCGTCCAGCAGCAGCGGCCCGCCGGTGAGCGCCGCGGCCAGCGTGCGTACTTCGTCTTTGCCGAGATAGACGCCGGTGGGATTGTTGGGATTGCAGACGAACACCAGCGGCGGGCTGACGCGGCGCAACACGTCCGGCTTGTTCTTCAGGTTCCAGCGGAAGCCGCGCAGGGCCGAGGCCTGCCAGGGATAGAGCGATCCCCCGGCCAGCTCCGTGGCGACCGCGTACTCGCCGAAGGTCGGCGCCAGCGCCACGGGTCGCTGCCCGCGATGCACGAAGACACGCGCTAGCAGTTGGATGAGCTCGGTCGATCCGTTGCCGACGAGAACGCGGTCGGCCGGGACATCCAGCCGGGCGGCGAGGTCCGCGACCAGCGACGTGCAGTCGGGATCCGGGTAGGCCGCGAGGTCGACGGCTTCGATCGCGTCGCGCACGCCGGCCGGCGGGCCGATCGGGCTGACATTGACGCTGAAATCGATAATTTCAGCGCCGGCCACGCCGAGCGCCGCCAGCTCAGCCGGGCGCAGGCCACCGTGCGCCTGCACGTTTGTCATCGCCGCAGCCGGGCGACAGCCGCCGCCAGTCCGGCGCAGCTGAGGGCCGCGCCCGCGGCGGCTAAGCCGGTCAACCGTCGGGCGCGCGCGATGTCGCCCGTTCGCGGCGTGGGCGCCGCGGCGTTCAACACGTAGTGCCCCGCTTTCTCCAGGCGCACGCCGAGCGCGCCGGCCAACGCGGCCATCGTCCAGCCGGCGTTGGGGCTGGCGGTGCCGCTCCGGTCGCGCCGCACCGCCTCGAATGCGCCCGCTGGCGAACCGCCGGCTAACGGCGCCACCGCGCAGATCAGTAGCGCGCTCACGCGGGCGGGAAGGAGATTCACGGCATCGTCCAGGCGGGCGGCCGCCTTGCCGAGCCACTCGTAGCGCCCGCGATACCCGAACATGCTATCAAGCGTGTTGATCGTGCGGTAGGCGTAGGCGCCTGGCAGGCCGCACAGCGCGAAGGCGGCGAGCGGCGCCGCCACGCTGTCGGTAAGATTTTCGGCCAGCGATTCGATCGCAGCGGACGCGATCAGCCCTTCGTCGAGCTTCGCGGTGTCCCGGCTGACCAGCGAGCGCAGCTCGGCGCGGGCCAAGGCCAGGTCGCCCTGCCGCAATGCACCCTCGACCGCGCTGCCGGCGCGGAGGAGACCGCGTAGGGCGAAGGCCGGCATGAGTGCGGCGCCGACTACCAGCACCCGCGTCTCCGGGCGCAGGCGTGCTGTCCCGCGCTGCGTCGCGATTCCCGCGGCAGCGGCCAGTGCCGAAAGCGCCAGCGCCATACCGAACCCGTATGCAAGCTGCGCGGCCGGCCGACGCGGCGCGCCTCGTTCGGCCGCATCCGCCAGTTTTCCCAGCCAGACGACCGGATGCAGCGCCGCGGGCGGCTCGCCCAGTACCGCATCAAGCGCCAGCGCCACGCCGATCGCCGCGGCCGCCTCCAGTCCGCGCTTGCGCGAGTCCACTACAGCCACGGACGGACCCAGCCTGTGCCCTGCATCGCCAGCGCGGCGATCAGCACCGCGGCCTGGGCCAGCTCGCACGCCGCGCCGAAGACATCGCCGGTGAGGCCTCCG
This genomic interval from Dehalococcoidia bacterium contains the following:
- a CDS encoding histidinol-phosphate transaminase, whose translation is MTNVQAHGGLRPAELAALGVAGAEIIDFSVNVSPIGPPAGVRDAIEAVDLAAYPDPDCTSLVADLAARLDVPADRVLVGNGSTELIQLLARVFVHRGQRPVALAPTFGEYAVATELAGGSLYPWQASALRGFRWNLKNKPDVLRRVSPPLVFVCNPNNPTGVYLGKDEVRTLAAALTGGPLLLDEAYVGFLDEPWNALDLVESGRVIVLRSLTKDYGLAGLRLGYLVAHPDVIGAVRRLQPAWSVNAPAQAAGRAALADDAYLPRMRAAVREGKEVLTTGLDELGLALHAGAANFVLVQVGDATKLRLALLRRGFAVRDCTSFGLPEYIRIGVRGTQDCRKLLAALPRALAELHEPTGGRLAVDSLT
- the cbiB gene encoding adenosylcobinamide-phosphate synthase CbiB; its protein translation is MALALDAVLGEPPAALHPVVWLGKLADAAERGAPRRPAAQLAYGFGMALALSALAAAAGIATQRGTARLRPETRVLVVGAALMPAFALRGLLRAGSAVEGALRQGDLALARAELRSLVSRDTAKLDEGLIASAAIESLAENLTDSVAAPLAAFALCGLPGAYAYRTINTLDSMFGYRGRYEWLGKAAARLDDAVNLLPARVSALLICAVAPLAGGSPAGAFEAVRRDRSGTASPNAGWTMAALAGALGVRLEKAGHYVLNAAAPTPRTGDIARARRLTGLAAAGAALSCAGLAAAVARLRR